The following nucleotide sequence is from Psychroflexus torquis ATCC 700755.
CGCTTCCCGTCCCTACTTCCAAAATTAGATCACCGCGTTCTACCTGCAAAAGCTCAGTCTGAAAAGCGACCGTAAATGGCTGAGAGATTGTTTGTCCGGCAGCGATAGGGAAAGCCTTATCTTGGTAAGCATGATCTTCAAAACTGCTATCCATAAAAAGGTGTCTAGGAATTTCATTTATCGCTTGAAGGACTTTTTCATCTTTAATTCCCTTTTCTCGGACCAATTCTACTAGTAATTTACGTTTTCCTTGCTGTCTATAACTGTCTTCCAAGCTTTTATATTTAATACCGAATTAAATTTATAATGTCGTATAAATAAATTGAATTATACTTCGACGTAGCTCAGCACAGGTTTTTTGATTGATTGAAATAAAAAATGATTAGCATAGCCTTAGCTACGGTAATTATTTTTGATAAAAAGCAGTCAAAAAAGAAACAATTTATTGCTGCATTATAGGTTTAATTTGGTAAAGGTCTTAATAATAGCAAAATTAGAAAAAAATGTTGGATACATCCATTCAGGAAGCTATTATTAGTTTGGGAGTTTTTAAAAGAAATCTTATAAAAAGCCTATGCTCACAGTTAGCTTAAAAAGAAATGTTACTTTTGTGTAAAACCATATAATTTATGCTAAAAGTTGGTGTTTTGGGCGCAGGACATCTCGGAAAAATTCATCTGAGATTGCTCAACGAATCAAAGAAATATAAACTTATAGGATTTCACGATACAGATCAGACTCACGCAAAGAAGATCGAAAAAGAATTTGGTTATTCTTGCTTTGAGGACTATGCTGAACTACTGAGCAATGTAGATGTTATTGATATCGTCACTCCTACCACCTACCATTATAGTATGGCAGAACAAGCCATAAAAGCAGGTGTTCACGTTTTTATAGAAAAGCCTATCACCTCTACGGTAAAAGAGGCAGACGCTCTTATAAAACTGGCTAAAGCTCATAATGTAAAAGGGCAAGTTGGACATGTTGAACGTTTTAATCCAGCTTTTAGAGCTGCTATAGGCAAAATAGACACTCCCATGTTTATTGAAGCGCACCGACTCGCAGAATTTAACCCAAGAGGAACAGATGTTCCTGTTGTTTTAGACTTGATGATTCATGATATTGATGCTATCTTAAGTATCGTTAATTCTAAAGTGAAAAAAATTAATGCAAGTGGTGTCTCTGTTATTTCTGAGACTCCAGATATCACCAATGCAAGACTTGAATTTGAGAACGGCTGTGTGGCTAATCTTACAGCAAGTAGAATATCGCTTAAAAACATGCGTAAGTCAAGGTTCTTCCAGAGAGACGCTTACATTTCGGTAGATTTTCTTGAAAAAGTAACCGAAGTTGTCAAAATGAAAGACGCCCCTCAAGACCCAGACGATTTTGCTATGATTCTTCAAAACGCTGAAGGCGTAAAGAAACAAATCTACTTTGATAATCCAGATATAAGTCCAAATAATGCTATTTTGGACGAATTAGAAACATTTGCAGAAGCTGTTGAAAATGACACGGTACCTATTGTAACTTTAGAACAAGGTACTGAGGCTTTAAGAGTGGCCATGCAAATCATAAAAGCATTCGACGAGTAATCATTTTAAAAATAAAATCATGAAAAATATAGCTATAATAGGTGCAGGAACTATGGGAAATGGTATTGCACATACCTTTGCTCAATTCGATTATAATGTAAGTTTAATAGATGTCTCAACAGATAGTCTGGATAAAGGTATTGCAACCATCACTAGAAATCTAGACCGCATGGTTAGCAAAGAAAAGATAAGCGAAGAGGACAAGAAAAGAACACTGGGAAATATCACCACTTTTACAAGTATAGCAGACGGGGCAAAAAATGCAGACCTCGTCGTTGAAGCCGCTACAGAAAATGAAAAAATCAAGCTCGAGATTTTTAAAGAACTCGACAGCCTTTGTCCAGCTAAAACTATTTTAGCAACAAATACCAGCTCTATTCCAATCACCAAAATTGCTGCTGTCACGGGCAGACCTAAACAAGTGATAGGAATGCACTTTATGAATCCAGTACCTATCATGAAGCTTGTAGAAATCATAAGAGGCTACAATACTAGCGATGACATTACAAATAGAGTTGTAGAGCTAGCTAAAAATCTTGGTAAAGTCCCAACTGAAGTTAACGACTACCCTGGTTTCGTAGCTAACAGAATTTTAATGCCAATGATTAATGAGGCTGTAGAAACTCTATACAATAATGTAGCGGGTGTTGAAGAAATTGACACTGTAATGAAGCTAGGCATGGCTCATCCTATGGGTCCCCTTCAGCTTGCCGATTTTATAGGATTGGATATATGTTTATCTATTTTGGAAGTGATGTATGAGGGCTTTAAAAATCCAAAATATGCCCCTTGTCCTTTACTCGTTAACATGGTGAGAGCAGGCAAACTTGGAGTGAAATCTGGAGAAGGATTTTATGACTATAGTGAAAGCAAAAAAGCAGAAAAAGTATCCTCACAATTTGTATCTTAAGGATGCCTAAAGTTATTCCATTTCAGGCGACTAGACCTACTCGAGATAAAGTAGGTCTAATCGCTTCAAAGCCCTACGAAACCTATACCAAAGCCCAAGTTGAAGCGAGATTAGATAACAATCCCTTTTCATTTCTGCATATCGCAAATCCTGGATATAAGTACAATAAAGAAATTTCTGGAAAAGAACGCTTTAGCCTTGTCAAAAACAGGTTTGAAGAGTTTAAAGAAGACGGTAGTTTCCGGCAAGATGGGAAACCCTGCTATTATCTTCATAAAATCATTTATAGAAATGAAATAGAGTTTGTAGGCTTTGTAGGTGCAGCAAGTGCTGAAGATTATGAAAATAACCTCATTAGAAAACATGAGGATACGCTAACTGAAAAAGTAGAGGTGTTTACCGAGTATCTAAAGACAGTAAGGTTTAACGCCGACCCTGTCCTTCTCACCTATCCAGATAATGAAGTCCTTGACAGCATTTCAAAAAAATTGATGCAGACTCGACCAGAATATGAATTCACGACCACCTCTAGAGAAACGCATCACTTTTGGGTGATTGAAGACCCAAAGCTTCATGAACAAATTCAAAAAGAATTTGAGGAGATGAAACATATTTATATAGCCGATGGACACCATAGAAGTTCCTCTTCGATTGACTTAAAAAAAGTACTTGAGGCTGAAAATGATCACCACACAGGGGAAGAAGCCTATAACTTTTTTATGGGATTTTTTATTCCAGAAAGTCACTTGAGAATTCATGAATTCAACAGACTTGTAAAGGACCTAAACGGTTTAAGTAAAGACGAATTTCTTATTAAACTGGATGAACAATTCAAAATTGAAAATTTAAACCAGAATTATTACAAGCCTAAAGAAGCTCACTATTTTAGCATGTATCTCGATGGTGATTTTTACGAATTAAATTTAAGAGATAGAAATTACGACTTTAATAATGCGCTATCAAGATTGGATGCTCAAATTTTATTTAATACAATTTTAAAACCAATTTTGGGAATTCAAGACTTGAGAACTAATTCTAGATTGATGTATAGTCAAGGTCAAAAAGACATGGCTTTCGTAAAAGGGGCTATAGACCAAGGAGACTATCAGGTTGGATTCGGAATGTACCCTGCAAGTATTGAAGAAATGAAAACTATAGCAGATGAAGGAATGAAAATGCCTCCAAAAACAACCTATATTGAACCTAAGTTGAGAAGTGGGATTACGATTTATGAATTTTAAAAATTAAAAGAATGGAAGGGTCAATTAAAGAACATATCAAAACATTTACAGACGAATTAGGTGAGAATATTGACCTAGTTGCCGTATCGAAGACCAAGCCTAACGAAGACCTGCTTGAAGCTTACAAGGCTGGACAGCGAATTTTTGGGGAAAATAAGGTTCAAGAAATGACGGACAAATGGGACGCTTTACCCAAAGATATTAAATGGCATATGGTGGGTCACGTACAAACCAACAAAGTGAAATACATGGCTCCCTATGTAGATTTAATTCACGCGGTCCAAAACATGAAATTACTTAAAGAAATCAATAAACGTGCAGTGGAAAATGACCGAGTAATCGACTGTTTATTACAAGTAAAAATAGCTGAAGAGGAGTCTAAATACGGCATGTCTCCAGAGGATTTAAAGTTATTCTTAAAAGATGACAAACTCGCTGAATTAAAAAACGTAAGACTGAAGGGCTTAATGGCCATGGCTACGTTTACAGAGGATGAAGAGCAGATTCATAGAGAGTTTAAAATTCTTGAAACACTTTATAAGGAGACTTCACAAACTCAAAAAGACTTCAGTATCCTATCCATGGGAATGAGCGGAGATTATAAAATCGCCATGCAACATGACACTAACATGGTAAGAATAGGCAGTTCTATTTTTGGAGCTAGATAAATAGGAATGCCATACCACAAGACTACTGATGTTTAAATTCAATGACTTATCGAGTTAAGGCTGACATATTATTTTTAA
It contains:
- a CDS encoding Gfo/Idh/MocA family protein: MLKVGVLGAGHLGKIHLRLLNESKKYKLIGFHDTDQTHAKKIEKEFGYSCFEDYAELLSNVDVIDIVTPTTYHYSMAEQAIKAGVHVFIEKPITSTVKEADALIKLAKAHNVKGQVGHVERFNPAFRAAIGKIDTPMFIEAHRLAEFNPRGTDVPVVLDLMIHDIDAILSIVNSKVKKINASGVSVISETPDITNARLEFENGCVANLTASRISLKNMRKSRFFQRDAYISVDFLEKVTEVVKMKDAPQDPDDFAMILQNAEGVKKQIYFDNPDISPNNAILDELETFAEAVENDTVPIVTLEQGTEALRVAMQIIKAFDE
- a CDS encoding 3-hydroxyacyl-CoA dehydrogenase family protein, whose protein sequence is MKNIAIIGAGTMGNGIAHTFAQFDYNVSLIDVSTDSLDKGIATITRNLDRMVSKEKISEEDKKRTLGNITTFTSIADGAKNADLVVEAATENEKIKLEIFKELDSLCPAKTILATNTSSIPITKIAAVTGRPKQVIGMHFMNPVPIMKLVEIIRGYNTSDDITNRVVELAKNLGKVPTEVNDYPGFVANRILMPMINEAVETLYNNVAGVEEIDTVMKLGMAHPMGPLQLADFIGLDICLSILEVMYEGFKNPKYAPCPLLVNMVRAGKLGVKSGEGFYDYSESKKAEKVSSQFVS
- a CDS encoding DUF1015 domain-containing protein, coding for MPKVIPFQATRPTRDKVGLIASKPYETYTKAQVEARLDNNPFSFLHIANPGYKYNKEISGKERFSLVKNRFEEFKEDGSFRQDGKPCYYLHKIIYRNEIEFVGFVGAASAEDYENNLIRKHEDTLTEKVEVFTEYLKTVRFNADPVLLTYPDNEVLDSISKKLMQTRPEYEFTTTSRETHHFWVIEDPKLHEQIQKEFEEMKHIYIADGHHRSSSSIDLKKVLEAENDHHTGEEAYNFFMGFFIPESHLRIHEFNRLVKDLNGLSKDEFLIKLDEQFKIENLNQNYYKPKEAHYFSMYLDGDFYELNLRDRNYDFNNALSRLDAQILFNTILKPILGIQDLRTNSRLMYSQGQKDMAFVKGAIDQGDYQVGFGMYPASIEEMKTIADEGMKMPPKTTYIEPKLRSGITIYEF
- a CDS encoding YggS family pyridoxal phosphate-dependent enzyme, translated to MEGSIKEHIKTFTDELGENIDLVAVSKTKPNEDLLEAYKAGQRIFGENKVQEMTDKWDALPKDIKWHMVGHVQTNKVKYMAPYVDLIHAVQNMKLLKEINKRAVENDRVIDCLLQVKIAEEESKYGMSPEDLKLFLKDDKLAELKNVRLKGLMAMATFTEDEEQIHREFKILETLYKETSQTQKDFSILSMGMSGDYKIAMQHDTNMVRIGSSIFGAR